A single window of Methylobacterium nodulans ORS 2060 DNA harbors:
- the ybeY gene encoding rRNA maturation RNase YbeY → MTNEIDVVVEDERWDRAVPDLGGFVRGAVEAALAVLPPGGPVEVSVVLTDDAAVQELNRTWRGKDKPTNVLSFPAGHPHGGDLRPLGDVVLAYDTMLRESGEQSKPLGHHLAHLLVHGTLHLLGQDHETGEAEAEAMEALEVVALRRLGVPDPYGDAAE, encoded by the coding sequence ATGACAAACGAGATCGACGTGGTCGTCGAAGACGAGCGCTGGGATCGGGCCGTGCCGGATCTCGGCGGATTCGTGCGTGGCGCGGTCGAGGCGGCGCTCGCCGTCCTGCCGCCGGGCGGCCCCGTCGAGGTGAGCGTGGTGCTCACCGACGACGCCGCCGTGCAGGAGCTCAACCGCACCTGGCGGGGCAAGGACAAGCCCACCAACGTGCTCTCCTTCCCGGCCGGCCACCCGCATGGCGGCGACCTGCGGCCCCTCGGCGACGTGGTTCTTGCGTATGACACAATGCTGCGCGAGAGTGGGGAGCAGTCGAAGCCCCTCGGCCACCACCTTGCGCATCTGCTGGTTCATGGCACGCTGCACCTTCTCGGCCAGGATCACGAGACCGGCGAGGCCGAGGCCGAGGCCATGGAAGCGCTGGAAGTCGTCGCGCTCCGGCGCCTCGGCGTTCCGGATCCCTACGGCGACGCCGCGGAGTGA
- a CDS encoding helix-turn-helix domain-containing protein, translating into MKKAPDPIDRHVGHRVRVRRLLVGVSQEKLGDALGVTFQQIQKYEKGANRISASRLQQIAEMLGVPVGFFYEGAPRPENWLDEEHVEVARQPGSDLFWTSQDLQLVRAFQRVDDPQVRRRLVALVEALSGKDVAAQG; encoded by the coding sequence TTGAAGAAGGCACCGGATCCGATCGATCGCCACGTCGGGCACCGGGTGCGGGTCCGGCGGCTTCTCGTCGGCGTGAGCCAGGAGAAGCTGGGGGATGCGCTCGGTGTCACGTTCCAGCAGATCCAGAAATACGAGAAGGGGGCCAACCGCATCAGCGCAAGCCGGCTCCAGCAGATCGCCGAGATGCTCGGCGTGCCGGTCGGCTTCTTCTACGAGGGCGCGCCGCGCCCCGAGAACTGGCTGGATGAGGAGCACGTCGAGGTGGCGAGGCAGCCGGGCTCGGACCTGTTCTGGACGAGCCAGGATCTCCAGCTCGTGCGGGCCTTCCAGCGGGTGGACGACCCGCAGGTCCGCCGCCGCCTCGTCGCCCTCGTCGAGGCGCTGAGCGGCAAGGACGTCGCGGCCCAGGGCTGA
- a CDS encoding hemolysin family protein: MSNDRSRGAAATAQAAPDEDSPAREPWYDRLLTIFHLKPRETPRDEITDALAEAQSGDHAFSPVERAMLKNVLSLHRVRVDDVMVPRADIVAVPDDISLGELLKVFRTAGHSRLPVYGETLDDPRGMVHIRDFVDHLAARAEGGSGRGVKPAAEPPPVIQDDGRARRPQLARTPSLCEVDLNATLASTRILRPVLFVPPSMPAIDLLVRMQASRTHMALVIDEYGGTDGLISIEDLVEVVVGDIEDEHDVAEGHRVLRVEGESEIYVADARASLDDVAEATGFDIAAAVGEMAEEVDTIGGLVVTITGRVPSRGEVIAVPGDFEVEVLDADPRRIKRLRLHHGPAKLATSAEPLALPPPHTLNGTGAPADAGA, from the coding sequence ATGAGCAACGATCGAAGTCGTGGCGCCGCCGCGACCGCCCAGGCCGCCCCGGACGAGGACAGTCCGGCGCGCGAGCCGTGGTATGACCGTCTCCTCACCATTTTCCATCTGAAGCCGCGCGAGACCCCGCGCGACGAGATCACGGACGCACTGGCCGAGGCGCAGTCGGGCGACCACGCCTTCTCGCCCGTCGAGCGGGCGATGCTGAAGAACGTGCTCAGCCTGCACCGCGTCCGCGTCGACGACGTGATGGTGCCGCGGGCCGACATCGTGGCGGTGCCCGACGACATCTCGCTCGGCGAGTTGCTGAAGGTGTTCCGCACGGCCGGCCATTCGCGCCTGCCGGTCTACGGCGAGACCCTCGACGATCCCCGCGGCATGGTCCACATCCGCGATTTCGTCGATCATCTGGCAGCCCGAGCGGAGGGCGGCTCCGGCCGCGGGGTGAAGCCCGCCGCCGAGCCGCCGCCGGTGATCCAGGACGATGGCCGGGCCCGGCGGCCCCAACTCGCCCGCACCCCGAGCCTCTGCGAGGTCGACCTCAACGCCACGCTCGCCTCGACCCGCATCCTGCGGCCGGTGCTGTTCGTGCCGCCCTCCATGCCCGCCATCGATCTCCTCGTCCGCATGCAGGCGAGCCGGACTCACATGGCCCTCGTCATCGACGAGTATGGCGGCACCGACGGGCTGATCTCCATCGAGGATCTCGTCGAGGTCGTGGTGGGCGACATCGAGGACGAGCATGACGTCGCCGAGGGCCACCGGGTGCTGCGGGTCGAGGGCGAATCCGAGATCTACGTGGCGGATGCCCGCGCCAGCCTCGATGACGTGGCCGAGGCGACGGGCTTCGACATCGCGGCGGCGGTCGGCGAGATGGCCGAGGAGGTCGACACGATCGGCGGCCTCGTGGTCACCATCACGGGCCGGGTTCCCTCGCGCGGCGAGGTGATCGCGGTGCCGGGCGACTTCGAGGTCGAGGTGCTGGACGCCGATCCGCGCCGGATCAAGCGCCTGCGCCTGCACCACGGTCCGGCGAAGCTCGCCACCTCGGCCGAGCCCCTTGCCCTTCCGCCGCCCCATACCCTGAACGGCACCGGCGCCCCGGCCGATGCCGGTGCGTGA
- a CDS encoding SDR family NAD(P)-dependent oxidoreductase: MISADLRGRCVLVTGGASGIGLAAVTLFARNGAMVALNHLPDDPRGPEAATRLADEGLAVMAVPGNVAVAGEAEDLVERSIAALGGLDVLINNAGTPGTHQPIAFSDLDAMTEEFWQTILSTNLIGPYRCARAAAPALKTRRGAIVNTASVAGLGRRGSSIAYSASKAGLVNLTRSLARALAPEIRVNAVAPGLVETPWTREWPPERKQATLARTLLARLAQPEDIAEAMLFLAAGAAYMTGETLVVDGGSD; encoded by the coding sequence ATGATCAGTGCAGACCTGAGGGGACGGTGCGTCCTCGTGACCGGCGGGGCATCGGGCATCGGGCTCGCGGCCGTCACCCTCTTCGCCCGCAACGGCGCCATGGTGGCCCTCAATCATCTGCCGGATGATCCGCGCGGCCCCGAGGCCGCGACGCGCCTCGCGGACGAGGGCCTTGCGGTGATGGCGGTGCCCGGCAACGTCGCGGTGGCGGGCGAGGCCGAGGACCTGGTCGAACGGTCGATCGCGGCGCTCGGCGGCCTCGACGTGCTCATCAACAATGCCGGCACGCCCGGGACCCATCAGCCGATCGCCTTCTCGGACCTCGACGCCATGACCGAGGAGTTCTGGCAGACGATCCTGTCGACGAACCTGATCGGGCCCTATCGCTGCGCCCGGGCCGCAGCCCCGGCGCTGAAGACGCGGCGCGGCGCCATCGTCAACACCGCCTCGGTGGCCGGGCTCGGACGGCGCGGATCCAGCATCGCCTATTCGGCGAGCAAGGCCGGGCTCGTGAACCTCACGCGCAGTCTCGCCCGGGCGCTTGCTCCCGAAATCCGGGTCAATGCGGTGGCGCCCGGCCTCGTCGAGACGCCCTGGACGCGCGAATGGCCGCCCGAGCGCAAGCAGGCGACGCTGGCGCGCACTCTGCTCGCCCGCCTGGCGCAGCCCGAGGACATTGCCGAGGCGATGCTCTTCCTCGCGGCGGGGGCGGCCTACATGACCGGGGAGACCCTGGTCGTCGATGGCGGCAGCGATTGA
- a CDS encoding 3-keto-5-aminohexanoate cleavage protein codes for MSRQTVITCALTGSFNTPSKNPAVPVSPKAIAQSALEAAGAGAAVVHIHVRDPETAEPSMDLALYREVVERIRERNADVILNLTTGAGGRFVPGEDDPARPGPGTSLASPEARTRHVTALRPEICTLDVATMNFGEHAFLNTPGHLRAMAARIAEAGTRPEIEVFDLGQIELAKHLIAEGHLARPPLFQICLGIPWGAPATPETLLQMRDRLPPDAIWSAFGISRAEFPMVALAATAGGHVRVGLEDNLYLSRGQLAPSNAALVEKAATLLSLLDCVPATPAEARALFGLAPR; via the coding sequence ATGTCGCGCCAGACCGTCATCACCTGCGCCCTCACCGGCTCCTTCAACACCCCGTCGAAGAACCCGGCCGTCCCGGTGAGCCCCAAGGCGATCGCCCAATCCGCGCTCGAGGCGGCCGGCGCCGGGGCGGCCGTGGTCCATATCCACGTGCGCGATCCCGAGACGGCCGAGCCCAGCATGGACCTCGCGCTCTACCGGGAAGTGGTCGAGCGCATCCGCGAGCGGAATGCCGACGTGATCCTCAACCTGACCACCGGCGCGGGCGGCCGGTTCGTCCCGGGCGAGGACGATCCGGCTCGGCCCGGCCCCGGAACCAGCCTCGCCTCGCCGGAGGCGCGCACCCGGCACGTCACGGCGCTCAGGCCCGAGATCTGCACCCTCGACGTGGCGACGATGAATTTCGGCGAGCACGCCTTCCTCAACACGCCCGGCCATCTGCGGGCCATGGCGGCCCGCATCGCCGAGGCCGGCACGCGGCCCGAGATCGAGGTGTTCGACCTCGGCCAGATCGAACTCGCCAAGCATCTGATCGCGGAGGGGCATCTCGCCCGCCCGCCCCTGTTCCAGATCTGCCTCGGCATCCCCTGGGGAGCCCCCGCAACGCCCGAGACGCTGCTGCAGATGCGCGACCGGCTGCCGCCGGACGCGATCTGGTCCGCCTTCGGCATCTCGCGCGCCGAGTTCCCGATGGTGGCGCTCGCCGCGACGGCCGGCGGCCACGTGCGGGTCGGCCTGGAGGACAACCTCTATCTCTCCCGCGGCCAGCTCGCGCCGAGCAATGCGGCCCTCGTCGAGAAGGCGGCGACGCTGCTCTCGCTCCTCGACTGCGTTCCGGCGACACCCGCCGAGGCGCGCGCCCTGTTCGGCCTCGCACCGCGGTAG
- a CDS encoding PhoH family protein, with amino-acid sequence MRPGEASGRGGRTREAAARPVAGLSEAAEIAITFDDNRLASLVFGQYDQNVAHLERRLDVLATALGNHVVVKGTPDAAERARLVLETLYARVRDGGGMPMTLGDVDGVIQEVSLQGNLFPAAEAPANGERAQFEQIATRRRGAVRARNAAQDAYIKALRANELVFAEGPAGTGKTWLAVGHAVSLLEQGHAERLILSRPAVEAGERLGFLPGDMREKVDPYLRPIYDALYDFMEARHVDRGLQTGMIEIAPLAFMRGRTLTNAVVLLDEAQNTTSMQMKMFLTRLGENSRMIVTGDPSQIDLLPGQKSGLVEAVRILEGVEGIGRVIFKDADVVRHDLVRRIVSAYEADARLTGEQPDSRPAPRRGPLP; translated from the coding sequence CTTCGGGACGCGGCGGACGGACACGCGAGGCGGCGGCGCGGCCGGTCGCGGGCCTGAGCGAGGCCGCTGAGATCGCCATCACCTTCGACGACAATCGCCTCGCAAGCCTCGTCTTCGGCCAGTACGACCAGAACGTCGCCCATCTGGAGCGGCGGCTCGACGTCCTGGCGACGGCCCTCGGCAACCACGTGGTGGTCAAGGGCACGCCGGACGCCGCCGAGCGGGCGCGGCTCGTGCTCGAGACGCTCTATGCGCGGGTGCGCGACGGAGGCGGCATGCCGATGACGCTCGGCGACGTCGACGGCGTCATCCAGGAGGTGTCCCTGCAGGGCAACCTGTTCCCGGCCGCCGAGGCGCCCGCGAATGGCGAGCGCGCGCAGTTCGAGCAGATCGCTACCCGCCGCCGCGGCGCCGTGCGCGCCCGCAACGCCGCGCAGGACGCCTACATCAAGGCGCTGCGCGCCAACGAACTCGTCTTCGCCGAGGGGCCGGCCGGTACCGGCAAGACCTGGCTCGCCGTGGGCCATGCGGTCTCGCTCCTGGAGCAGGGGCATGCCGAGCGCCTGATCCTGTCGCGCCCGGCCGTCGAGGCGGGCGAGCGGCTCGGCTTCCTGCCGGGCGACATGCGCGAGAAGGTCGATCCCTATCTCCGCCCGATCTACGACGCCCTCTACGACTTCATGGAGGCGCGCCACGTCGACCGGGGTCTGCAGACCGGCATGATCGAGATCGCGCCGCTCGCCTTCATGCGCGGGCGCACGCTCACGAACGCGGTGGTGTTGCTCGACGAGGCGCAGAACACCACATCCATGCAGATGAAGATGTTCCTGACCCGGCTCGGCGAGAACTCGCGCATGATCGTCACCGGCGATCCGAGCCAGATCGACCTGCTGCCGGGCCAGAAATCCGGCCTCGTCGAGGCGGTGCGCATCCTCGAAGGGGTGGAGGGCATCGGCCGCGTGATCTTCAAGGATGCGGACGTGGTCCGTCACGACCTCGTGCGCCGCATCGTCAGCGCCTACGAGGCGGATGCGCGCCTGACCGGCGAGCAGCCGGACAGCCGTCCGGCGCCCCGGCGCGGTCCCCTGCCGTGA
- the lnt gene encoding apolipoprotein N-acyltransferase — MRPPDFDAPSFSAPSRLGAVADRIALASGWQRLALAWLAGACGALAMPPFGILPALAVALVPAVWLLDGAATGTGRLRRRLATAGSAAAIGWAWGFGYFVAGLWWLGAAFLVEADQFAVLMPLGVLGLPAVLGLFFGLGFALARLLWSPGWARILALAAGLSAAEWLRGHLFTGFPWNTLGMALGQNLWLMQAASVFGLYGLTLLAVLIGAAPATLATGATPRARWTPPLLALAVLALLAGAGAWRIPAGPMPDVPGVRLRLVQANIPQDARFNPRNRDGILERYLGLSDSATAPESRGLADVTHLIWPESSFPFLIQRDPKALAQITAALPPGKHLVTGAARADEPLPGERLHFYNGILVIGAEGFVGLPYDKHHLVPFGEYLPGPVDRILRAVGLRQFVAVPGGFTAAEGARRPFSVPGLPPVAASICYEVIFPGEVVPQVGARPGLILNLTNDGWFGDTPGPRQHFAQARLRAVEEGLPLVRAANTGISAVADPYGRVTGFLPVGAEGVLDRKLPRNLGESTFYSRFRDLFFAALLLGSVLLAIGARGRIARP; from the coding sequence ATGCGGCCTCCCGACTTCGACGCGCCGAGCTTTTCGGCCCCCTCGCGGCTCGGCGCCGTGGCGGATCGCATCGCGCTCGCCTCCGGCTGGCAGCGCCTCGCTTTGGCATGGCTCGCGGGCGCCTGCGGGGCGCTGGCGATGCCGCCCTTCGGCATCCTGCCGGCGCTGGCGGTCGCGCTCGTCCCCGCCGTGTGGCTCCTCGACGGGGCGGCGACCGGGACCGGTCGCCTGCGCCGCCGCCTCGCCACCGCCGGGAGCGCCGCGGCGATCGGCTGGGCCTGGGGCTTCGGCTATTTCGTCGCCGGCCTGTGGTGGCTGGGCGCGGCCTTTCTGGTGGAGGCCGACCAGTTCGCCGTGCTGATGCCGCTCGGCGTGCTCGGCCTGCCGGCGGTGCTGGGCCTGTTCTTCGGCTTGGGCTTCGCGCTCGCGCGGCTGCTCTGGTCGCCCGGCTGGGCCCGGATCCTCGCCCTCGCCGCCGGACTCTCGGCCGCCGAGTGGCTGCGTGGGCATCTCTTCACCGGCTTCCCGTGGAACACGCTCGGCATGGCGCTCGGCCAGAACCTGTGGCTGATGCAGGCGGCCTCGGTCTTCGGGCTCTACGGGCTCACGCTGCTCGCCGTGCTGATCGGCGCCGCGCCCGCGACCCTCGCCACGGGGGCCACGCCGCGGGCGCGCTGGACGCCGCCGCTCCTCGCGCTGGCCGTCCTCGCGCTCCTCGCCGGGGCGGGAGCGTGGCGGATCCCCGCCGGGCCGATGCCCGACGTGCCGGGGGTGCGGCTGCGCCTCGTCCAGGCGAACATCCCCCAGGATGCCCGCTTCAACCCGCGCAACCGTGACGGCATTCTTGAGCGCTATCTCGGCCTCAGCGACAGCGCGACGGCGCCCGAATCCAGGGGGCTTGCCGATGTCACGCACCTGATCTGGCCTGAATCGTCCTTCCCGTTCCTGATCCAGCGCGACCCGAAGGCCCTCGCCCAGATCACCGCCGCGCTCCCGCCGGGCAAGCATCTCGTGACCGGGGCCGCCCGGGCCGACGAGCCGCTGCCGGGCGAGCGGCTGCACTTCTACAACGGCATCCTGGTGATCGGCGCCGAGGGCTTCGTCGGGCTGCCCTATGACAAGCACCACCTCGTGCCCTTCGGCGAGTACCTGCCCGGACCGGTCGACCGGATCCTGCGCGCCGTCGGCCTGCGCCAGTTCGTGGCCGTCCCGGGCGGGTTCACGGCCGCGGAGGGCGCGCGACGCCCCTTCTCGGTGCCCGGGCTGCCGCCGGTGGCGGCCTCGATCTGCTACGAGGTGATCTTCCCGGGCGAAGTCGTGCCGCAGGTGGGCGCCCGACCCGGGCTGATCCTGAACCTCACCAATGACGGCTGGTTCGGCGATACGCCGGGACCCCGCCAGCATTTTGCCCAGGCGCGCCTGCGTGCCGTAGAGGAAGGCCTTCCTCTCGTCCGCGCCGCCAACACCGGCATCTCCGCAGTGGCCGACCCTTACGGACGGGTGACCGGGTTCCTGCCGGTCGGGGCCGAGGGTGTGCTCGACCGGAAGCTTCCCAGAAACCTAGGGGAAAGCACGTTCTATTCACGTTTTCGCGATTTGTTTTTTGCCGCTCTGCTTCTAGGGTCTGTCCTGCTGGCCATCGGCGCGCGCGGGAGGATCGCGCGGCCTTAG